The following proteins are co-located in the Castor canadensis chromosome 5, mCasCan1.hap1v2, whole genome shotgun sequence genome:
- the Cldn1 gene encoding claudin-1: MANAGLQLLGFILAFLGWIGSIVSTALPQWKIYSYANDNIVTAQAIYEGLWMSCVSQSTGQIQCKVFDSLLNLNSTLQATRALMVVGILLGLIAIFVSTIGMKCMKCMEDDEVQKMRMAVIGGVIFLISGLAILVATAWYGNRIVQEFYDPMTPVNARYEFGQALFTGWAAASLCLLGGGLLCCSCPRKTTSYPTPRPYPKPTPSSGKDYV, from the exons ATGGCCAACGCGGGGCTGCAACTGTTGGGCTTCATCCTAGCCTTCCTGGGCTGGATCGGCAGCATCGTCAGCACTGCCCTGCCCCAGTGGAAGATTTACTCCTATGCCAACGACAACATCGTGACCGCCCAGGCTATCTACGAAGGGCTATGGATGTCCTGCGTGTCACAGAGCACCGGCCAGATCCAGTGCAAAGTCTTTGACTCCTTGCTGAATCTGAACA GCACTTTGCAAGCAACCCGTGCCCTGATGGTGGTTGGCATCCTGCTGGGACTGATAGCAATCTTTGTGTCTACCATCGGCATGAAGTGTATGAAGTGCATGGAAGATGATGAGGTGCAGAAAATGCGTATGGCCGTCATTGGAGGTGTGATATTTCTTATTTCAG GTCTGGCGATCTTAGTTGCCACAGCATGGTATGGCAATAGAATTGTTCAAGAATTCTATGACCCCATGACTCCCGTCAATGCCAG GTATGAATTTGGCCAGGCTCTCTTCACTGGTTGGGCTGCTGCCTCTCTTTGCCTTTTGGGAGGTGGCCTACTTTGCTGTTCCTGTCCCCGAAAAACAACCTCTTACCCAACACCACGGCCTTATCCCAAACCTACACCTTCTAGTGGGAAAGATTACGTGTGA